The Papaver somniferum cultivar HN1 chromosome 3, ASM357369v1, whole genome shotgun sequence genome includes a region encoding these proteins:
- the LOC113359605 gene encoding farnesoic acid carboxyl-O-methyltransferase-like, with protein sequence MEAFLLDRAHEIVCGGLMFILVPAIADETLLSKPSPGLLLDVLESCLMELAKMDIVDEAKLDSFNMPSYITSPEQVEELVERTRCFTIERLERLETLFPLSSGAKILANHMRSASEEIFKQHFGFSDDDLDKLIELYSERLVDPLSIFTKSEDKSFQMFLVLKRNSDIVDEAKVDSFNLTSYLTSPKQVKE encoded by the exons ATGGAAGCTTTTCTTCTTGATCGTGCACACGAGATTGTGTGTGGTGGATTGATGTTTATTTTGGTCCCAGCTATCGCTGATGAAACATTACTTTCTAAACCAAGTCCTGGTTTGCTTTTGGATGTTTTGGAATCTTGTCTTATGGAAttggcaaaaatg GATATCGTGGATGAAGCTAAACTGGATTCATTCAACATGCCGTCATACATAACATCACCAGAACAAGTTGAAGAATTAGTAGAGAGAACTAGGTGTTTCACTATAGAAAGATTGGAGAGATTGGAAACATTGTTTCCACTATCAAGTGGTGCAAAAATACTAGCTAACCATATGAGATCTGCAAGTGAAGAAATATTCAAGCAACACTTTGGGTTCAGTGATGATGATTTAGACAAATTGATTGAGCTTTATTCCGAAAGACTTGTTGATCCTCTCTCAATATTTACTAAATCAGAAGACAAGTCTTTTCAAATGTTTCTTGTTCTCAAACGCAATAGC GATATCGTAGATGAAGCTAAAGTGGATTCCTTCAACTTGACATCATACTTAACATCGCCTAAACAAGTGAAAGAATAA
- the LOC113359606 gene encoding RWD domain-containing protein 1-like, producing MIDYAQEQEMEIEALQAILMDEFEEIDASDSGLNTSNRCFQITISPQEEDDEETSKVLLALVFAHTEKYPDEPPLLHVKSLKGISLEHLQALKQKLEEEASENLGMAMIYTLISSAKEWLDETFRQVVVEEVVETTKDDVR from the exons ATGATAG ACTATGCTCAAGAACAAGAGATGGAAATTGAAGCTTTACAAGCTATCCTTATGGATGAATTTGAAG AAATTGATGCTAGTGACAGTGGATTAAACACATCCAATCGTTGCTTCCAGATTACTATCTCTCCACAA gaagaagatgatgaggagaCATCTAAAG TTCTACTGGCTTTAGTTTTTGCTCACACTGAAAAGTACCCAGATGAACCACCACTGCTGCACGTGAAAAG TTTGAAAGGAATATCATTAGAGCATCTCCAGGCGTTAAAACAAAAGCTTGAGGAGGAG GCATCCGAAAATCTTGGCATGGCTATGATCTACACACTCATTTCATCGGCGAAAGAGTGGCTGGATGAAACATTCCGTCAAGTTGTGGTTGAGGAAGTAGTGGAGACAACTAAAGATGATGTACGCTAA